A window from Streptomyces subrutilus encodes these proteins:
- the pheS gene encoding phenylalanine--tRNA ligase subunit alpha produces the protein MSAPNKSYDPVEVEALKPEEIERMRDEALAAFASAGDLDALREAKTAHMGDRSPLALANREIGALPPQAKAEAGKRVGQARGAVNKAFGARTVALEAERDERVLVEEAVDVTLPHDRVPAGARHPLTTLMDRIADIFVAMGYEVAEGPEVEAEWFNFDALNFTPDHPARQMQDTFFVRGPEGTEGDESGVVLRTHTSPVQARTLLERKPPVYVVCPGRVYRTDELDATHTPVFHQVELLAVDEGLTMADLKGTMDHMVQELFGEGTTTRLRPHFFPFTEPSAEMDMQCYVCRGASVGNPDRPCRTCSSEGWIELGGCGMVNPKVLTACGVDPEKYSGFAFGFGIERMLMFRHHVEDMRDMVEGDVRFTRPFGSEI, from the coding sequence ATGTCGGCACCGAACAAGTCGTACGACCCTGTCGAGGTCGAGGCACTGAAACCGGAAGAGATCGAGCGCATGCGGGACGAGGCGCTCGCCGCCTTCGCGTCCGCCGGCGACCTCGACGCGCTGCGGGAGGCGAAGACCGCGCACATGGGCGACCGCTCGCCCCTGGCGCTCGCCAACCGCGAGATCGGAGCCCTGCCGCCCCAGGCCAAGGCCGAGGCGGGCAAGCGCGTGGGCCAGGCCCGCGGCGCCGTGAACAAGGCCTTCGGGGCCCGCACGGTCGCCCTGGAGGCCGAGCGCGACGAGCGGGTGCTGGTCGAGGAGGCCGTGGACGTCACGCTGCCCCACGACCGCGTCCCCGCCGGCGCCCGGCACCCCCTGACCACGCTGATGGACCGCATCGCGGACATCTTCGTGGCCATGGGGTACGAGGTCGCCGAGGGTCCCGAGGTGGAGGCGGAGTGGTTCAACTTCGACGCCCTCAACTTCACGCCCGACCACCCGGCGCGCCAGATGCAGGACACCTTCTTCGTCCGGGGGCCGGAAGGCACCGAGGGCGACGAGTCCGGCGTCGTGCTGCGCACCCACACCTCCCCGGTGCAGGCGCGGACGCTGCTGGAGCGCAAGCCCCCCGTCTACGTGGTCTGCCCGGGCCGGGTCTACCGCACCGACGAGCTCGACGCGACGCACACGCCGGTCTTCCACCAGGTCGAGCTGCTCGCCGTGGACGAGGGCCTGACCATGGCCGACCTCAAGGGCACCATGGACCACATGGTCCAGGAGCTGTTCGGCGAGGGCACGACCACGCGCCTGCGCCCGCACTTCTTCCCCTTCACCGAGCCGTCCGCCGAGATGGACATGCAGTGCTACGTGTGCCGCGGCGCCTCGGTGGGCAACCCCGACCGCCCCTGCCGCACCTGCTCGTCCGAGGGCTGGATCGAGCTCGGCGGCTGCGGCATGGTCAACCCCAAGGTGCTGACCGCCTGCGGCGTGGACCCCGAGAAGTACAGCGGGTTCGCCTTCGGCTTCGGCATCGAACGGATGCTGATGTTCCGTCATCACGTAGAAGACATGCGAGACATGGTCGAGGGCGACGTTCGCTTCACCCGGCCGTTCGGGAGTGAGATCTGA
- the pheT gene encoding phenylalanine--tRNA ligase subunit beta, with protein MRVPLSWLREYVDLPAGETGRDVAAKLVDAGLEVETVEQLGGGLKGPLVVGKVLTIEELEGFRKPIRFCTVDVGAANGTGEPQEIVCGARNFAVGDKVVVVLPGAVLPGDFAIASRKTYGRTSHGMICSGDELGMGDDGTHGIIVLPPEHEVGTDAIELLQLVDEVLDIDITPDRGYCMSMRGVAREAATAYRLPLRDPALLDVPAPNAYGHPVKVDDPAGCDRFTARTVTGLDPDARSPIWLTRRLQKAGMRPISLAVDITNYVMLELGQPLHAYDRSRIDGPIGVRRAEHGEKFTTLDGVTRTLDAEDLVITDGSGPIGLAGVMGGADTEIADSVTDPETGHVTGTTEVVVEAAHFDAVSISRTARRLKLSSEASKRFERGVDPQAAAAAAQRTVDLLVLLAGGTAEAGVTEFLAPGAPRTIAMSADHPDRVAGMEYGRETVVRRLQEVGCDVYGQDELVVTVPSWRPDLAEPNDLAEEVIRLEGYGNLPSTLPQVPSGRGLTARQQLHRRVGRALAGAGYVEALSYPFIGAQVLDRLQLPADDPARRLVTLVNPISDEEPALRTTLLPGLLGALRRNDSRGSHDLALFETGSVFLGSGRPGVAVRLPVDRRPTDEEVATLDAALPAQPRYAAVVLAGAREQAGWWGKGRPADWADAVEAARALAVEAGAELVVRQGRYGPWHPGRCAELVVTVDGAEQVVGHAGELHPRVVKALGLPARTSAMELDLDRLAAAGGEAVQAPRISSFPVATQDVALIVDASVPASAVEAALREGAGELLESLRLFDVFTGEQVGGGKKSLAYALRFRAADRTLTAEESTAARDAAVALAGERTGAALRGA; from the coding sequence ATGCGCGTCCCGCTTTCCTGGCTGCGGGAGTACGTCGACCTCCCCGCGGGCGAAACCGGCCGTGACGTGGCCGCCAAGCTGGTCGACGCCGGCCTGGAGGTCGAGACCGTCGAGCAGCTCGGCGGCGGCCTCAAGGGCCCGCTCGTCGTCGGCAAGGTGCTGACCATCGAGGAGCTGGAGGGCTTCCGCAAGCCGATCCGCTTCTGCACGGTGGACGTCGGCGCGGCCAACGGCACCGGCGAGCCGCAGGAGATCGTCTGCGGCGCCCGGAACTTCGCCGTCGGCGACAAGGTCGTCGTGGTCCTGCCCGGCGCGGTGCTGCCCGGCGACTTCGCGATCGCCTCGCGCAAGACGTACGGCAGGACCTCGCACGGCATGATCTGCTCCGGCGACGAGCTGGGCATGGGCGACGACGGCACGCACGGCATCATCGTGCTGCCGCCCGAGCACGAGGTCGGCACCGACGCGATCGAGCTGCTCCAGCTCGTCGACGAGGTCCTCGACATCGACATCACCCCGGACCGCGGCTACTGCATGTCGATGCGCGGAGTGGCCCGCGAGGCCGCCACCGCGTACCGCCTGCCGCTGCGCGATCCGGCGCTGCTCGACGTCCCCGCGCCGAACGCGTACGGCCACCCCGTCAAGGTCGACGACCCGGCCGGCTGCGACCGCTTCACCGCCCGCACGGTGACCGGCCTCGACCCCGACGCGCGCTCCCCGATCTGGCTCACCCGCCGCCTCCAGAAGGCCGGCATGCGCCCGATCTCGCTCGCCGTCGACATCACCAACTACGTGATGCTGGAGCTCGGCCAGCCGCTGCACGCCTACGACCGCTCGCGGATCGACGGCCCCATCGGCGTCCGCCGGGCCGAGCACGGCGAGAAGTTCACCACCCTCGACGGCGTCACGCGCACGCTCGACGCCGAGGACCTGGTGATCACCGACGGCAGCGGCCCGATCGGGCTCGCCGGCGTCATGGGCGGCGCCGACACCGAGATCGCCGACTCCGTCACGGACCCCGAGACCGGCCACGTCACGGGCACCACCGAGGTCGTCGTCGAGGCCGCGCACTTCGACGCCGTGTCGATCTCGCGGACCGCCCGCCGCCTGAAGCTCTCCTCCGAGGCCTCCAAGCGCTTCGAGCGGGGCGTCGACCCGCAGGCCGCCGCCGCGGCCGCCCAGCGGACCGTCGACCTGCTCGTGCTGCTCGCCGGAGGCACCGCCGAGGCGGGCGTCACCGAGTTCCTCGCGCCCGGTGCCCCGCGCACCATCGCGATGAGCGCCGACCACCCCGACCGGGTCGCGGGCATGGAGTACGGCCGCGAGACCGTCGTGCGCCGCCTCCAGGAGGTCGGCTGCGACGTCTACGGGCAGGACGAGCTCGTCGTCACCGTCCCGTCGTGGCGCCCCGATCTCGCCGAGCCCAACGACCTCGCCGAAGAGGTCATCCGGCTGGAGGGCTACGGGAACCTCCCGTCCACCCTCCCGCAGGTGCCCTCCGGCCGCGGTCTGACCGCCCGGCAGCAGCTGCACCGCCGGGTCGGCCGCGCACTGGCCGGCGCGGGCTACGTCGAGGCGCTGAGCTACCCGTTCATCGGCGCGCAGGTCCTCGACCGGCTCCAGCTCCCCGCGGACGACCCGGCCCGCCGGCTCGTCACCCTCGTGAACCCGATCTCCGACGAGGAGCCGGCGCTGCGCACCACGCTGCTGCCGGGTCTGCTCGGCGCACTGCGCCGCAACGACAGCCGGGGCAGCCACGACCTGGCCCTCTTCGAGACCGGTTCGGTCTTCCTCGGCTCCGGCCGTCCCGGCGTGGCCGTCCGGCTGCCCGTGGACCGCCGTCCCACGGACGAGGAGGTCGCCACCCTGGACGCGGCCCTGCCCGCCCAGCCGCGGTACGCCGCGGTCGTGCTGGCCGGTGCGCGCGAGCAGGCCGGCTGGTGGGGCAAGGGCCGTCCGGCCGACTGGGCGGACGCGGTCGAGGCCGCCCGCGCGCTGGCCGTCGAGGCCGGCGCCGAGCTCGTCGTCCGCCAGGGCCGGTACGGCCCCTGGCACCCGGGCCGGTGCGCCGAACTCGTCGTCACCGTCGACGGGGCCGAGCAGGTCGTCGGCCACGCCGGCGAGCTGCACCCGCGCGTGGTCAAGGCCCTCGGCCTGCCCGCCCGCACCAGCGCCATGGAGCTCGACCTGGACCGCCTCGCGGCGGCCGGCGGCGAGGCCGTCCAGGCGCCCCGGATCTCCTCCTTCCCGGTGGCGACCCAGGACGTCGCGCTGATCGTGGACGCGTCCGTTCCGGCCTCCGCGGTCGAGGCGGCGCTGCGCGAGGGCGCGGGCGAACTGCTCGAATCGCTGCGGCTGTTCGACGTGTTCACCGGTGAGCAGGTCGGCGGGGGCAAGAAGTCCCTCGCGTACGCGCTGCGCTTCCGCGCGGCCGACCGCACCCTGACCGCCGAGGAGTCCACGGCCGCGCGCGACGCGGCGGTGGCCCTGGCCGGGGAGCGGACCGGGGCGGCGCTCCGGGGCGCGTAG
- a CDS encoding PP2C family protein-serine/threonine phosphatase, whose translation MRSIGDRRQRRRRVPPAAGHGPADRVPRARRAPGAIVVPGRRRGRARRARRAGVVAWGGVAVCWELFTPGRLVSSLASCAAFLLLATGCTLHMRRGLRAELRRSQEIACAAQRALLRPLPERIDGLAVAAAQLSASRGAAVGGDLYEAVSTAYGLRVVIGDVRGHGLPALGAAAAVLGAFREAAHDEVFLVGVLRRMERALGRHVRDRARAEHQPVGPSGPGGPQPSAAEEFVTVLLLQIGRDGSLLALNCGHPWPYLLYPAPVREPCGAVPAAVGAAGGRSGAGRPPPGRRPVRPRMRVTQLDGGETMPPLGVLPVPPDARARACGELRPGQTLFLHTDGAEDARDAAGRFFPLRRVLAAARPALTPARLVAGVHTALLRHTGGRLADDVALLVLRDDRA comes from the coding sequence ATGCGGAGCATCGGCGACCGACGACAACGCCGCAGGCGCGTCCCGCCGGCAGCCGGGCACGGACCGGCGGACCGGGTCCCGCGCGCCCGGCGCGCCCCGGGCGCGATCGTCGTGCCGGGCCGCAGGCGGGGCCGGGCCCGCCGGGCCCGCCGGGCGGGCGTCGTGGCCTGGGGCGGCGTCGCGGTGTGCTGGGAGCTGTTCACCCCGGGACGGCTGGTGTCGAGCCTGGCCAGCTGCGCGGCCTTCCTGCTGCTGGCCACCGGCTGCACCCTGCACATGCGGCGCGGCCTGCGCGCGGAACTGCGCCGCTCGCAGGAGATCGCGTGTGCCGCGCAGCGGGCCCTGCTGCGGCCCCTGCCCGAGCGCATCGACGGTCTGGCCGTGGCCGCCGCGCAGCTCTCCGCGAGCCGGGGCGCGGCGGTGGGCGGCGACCTGTACGAGGCGGTGTCCACGGCGTACGGGCTGCGGGTGGTCATCGGCGACGTACGGGGCCACGGGCTGCCCGCGCTGGGCGCCGCGGCGGCCGTGCTCGGCGCGTTCCGCGAGGCCGCCCACGACGAGGTGTTCCTGGTCGGGGTGTTGCGCCGGATGGAACGGGCCCTGGGCCGCCACGTGCGCGACCGGGCCAGGGCCGAGCACCAGCCCGTCGGCCCGTCCGGCCCGGGCGGGCCGCAGCCGTCGGCGGCCGAGGAGTTCGTGACGGTCCTGCTGCTCCAGATCGGCCGGGACGGCTCCCTGCTGGCCCTCAACTGCGGCCACCCCTGGCCCTACCTGCTGTACCCGGCGCCGGTCCGCGAGCCGTGCGGGGCGGTGCCCGCGGCGGTCGGCGCCGCCGGTGGGCGGTCCGGGGCCGGGCGGCCGCCGCCGGGGAGGAGGCCCGTACGTCCGCGCATGCGCGTGACGCAGCTGGACGGCGGGGAGACCATGCCGCCGCTCGGGGTGCTGCCCGTGCCGCCGGACGCCCGGGCGCGGGCGTGCGGGGAACTGCGGCCGGGCCAGACGCTGTTCCTGCACACCGACGGCGCGGAGGACGCCCGGGACGCGGCGGGGCGGTTCTTCCCGCTGCGGCGCGTCCTGGCCGCGGCGCGGCCGGCGCTCACGCCCGCGCGGCTGGTGGCGGGCGTGCACACCGCTCTGCTGCGGCACACCGGCGGCCGGCTCGCCGACGACGTCGCCCTGCTGGTGCTCCGCGACGACCGAGCCTGA